The following is a genomic window from Lysinibacillus sp. JNUCC-52.
TCGTGATTCGTACGCTATAATGGATTCTGGATCTTGACTTAGTTCTTCCCACGCTTCAAACGCTTCACGTAAGTTTCTGTCTTTCATCGCTAATTCCTCCAATACTTTATAAATATCTTCATATACTTTCTGCTTGCGACCATCTACCATAACAAGCAATAGCAACCATTTTACGATTATATCTTCAATAGGATTTAGTTCTTCCATTTGCCAAGCCTTTAAAAATTTATTCATTTCTATAAAATGAATTTCTAAAACATCATCTGATTTTTGTACACGCTGTAAAGTCTTATCTTCATATAAATGATACGTACTATGATAATGAGCAATATCTTTGAACAATGTAAAATCACAAATATTTATAGTAATGGTTGGATTCAGTGTATAATAACCTTTTCCTTTTTGTAACTGCAAATTATACAACCTTGACCAATAAAATAAAGTTCGTTTGAACATGTCATTTTTATTCGCTAATTGTATTTCTATATTAATTATATCTTCTTTTTCTGTTTTTACGACAATATCTAAGCGGGATTGTTTATCCTCTTTATACTCCCCACCTACTTCATGGTTGATAAACGTTATTTCTTTTATTTTGTTGCTACCTGTCCAGTTTAATATAGCATTCAGAAAAACAATTGTTAGTTGTTTATTTCGTTCACTACCAAAAAGATGCTTAAAAGCAAAATCAATCTTTAAATCCATTAGGTTTTTTAGTGGTATTCGACTAAGAACTTGATACTTCATTACTCATCAACTCCTGTCCTAAATATTATATCCTACTTCTAATACTATTTTTATTAGTCTATTTAGTTTTGTTTAACTGTGACATCCGTCAATTTTTTTATTGTTCATCGTTCTTCTCATTCACAAACGAGTAAAAAATTGCTCACATCACTAATTGCTTTGTTTAAAATCTTCACCTTGTTATGTGATAATCATTCTCATTTATTATATCGTAATGAGAAAATCCATTCTTGTCAAAATAAAAAACACCCTGTTTATTTGCAAGGAGCACTAGCTTAAATACACCACTAAATTTCAATAGTACTATATTGGGAATATACTGTTATCGCGATTCTATTATCAAAAATATCTACAAAAAAATCATCTTATCTCTTAGAATGCTAAGAGATAAGATGATTTTTAAACAAACTTTCCTGTAAAATAAAATCTTTTTACTTCTATTAATACGCACTATAAGTTTTTAGATGTTAGAAACCCCCAAGCAGTGTGAATTCATATTGCCCTACTACACTGTTGGATTTTCTAGTAAAATAGCAATGCCTTGTCCGCCACCAATGCATAGGCTTGCTACGCCGTATTTAACACCTCGTTTTTGCATTTCTAATGCAAGCGAGTAAGTAATACGTGCTCCACTTGCACCGACTGGATGCCCAAGTGCAACTGCTCCGCCATTGACATTCACTTTTTCTTGATTAATACCTAACTCCTTTAAAACTGCTAATGACTGTGCAGCGAATGCTTCATTTAGTTCAAACAATCCGATATCCTCTAATGTTAAATTTACTTTTTTCAATAATTTACGAATCGCTGGAGCTGGGCCAATTCCCATCATTGTTGGATCAACACCTGCCGTTGCGGAAGTGACGATTTTTGCTAATGGCTTTAACTGATGCTCCTGTAAGTAAGCTTCCGATACAAGAACGATTGCTGCGGCACCGTCATTAATACCACTTGCATTCCCTGCTGATACCGAGCCGTCTTTTTTGAATGCTGGTTTCAGTTTTGCTAAAGCTTCCATCGAAATTTCTTCGCGTATATGTTCATCCTCAGTTATCTCAATCATACCTTTACGTGTCTTTACTAATACTGGTGCAATTTCCTCCGCAAAACGACCTGAATGACGAGCTTCCGCTGCACGTTTATGTGAGTTGTAGGAGAATGCATCCTGTTCTTCACGTGATATTTCATATTTCTCCGCTAAGTTTTCAGCCGTCATCCCCATACCACATCCTGCAACCTCATCATATAAAGTCGCCCATAACATATCCTCTACGATTGGTGCTTTATTTGGCGATCCAAAACGTGTACCTCGTAAAACTTGGGGTGCTTGACTCATATTTTCTGTACCCCCTGCAATTGCAGCTTGAATATTCCCAAGTTCAATTTCCTGCGATGCAGTCACAATTGCTTGTAAACCCGACCCGCATAAACGGTTAACCGTAAGTGCAGTACTGTCCTCCGTTAAACCACTTTTTAATCCGATGTGTCGAGCTAGATATGCCGCTGAACTTGTTGTTTGAATGATATTGCCAAAGACGATTTCTTCTATCTGATTTGCCTTTAGCCCTGAACGATGTAATGCTTCTTTCACAACGACAACACCTAGATCAATATCAGTTGTATTAGCAAAGACACCGCCAAAAGAACCAAATGCTGTTCTACTACCATTTACAATATATACTGCCATCATTACTCCCCCTTTTTTACATTCCACCTGAAACATTAAGCGCTTCGCCAGTTATAGCCGTTGCATCCTTTGAAGAAATGAAATATACACTATCTGCAATTTCTTCAGCTGTAATAAAACGTTGCATTGCTTGTTTCGGATACACAATTTCGTTTAATGCCTCGGCTTCAGTCATACCTCTACTTTCTTCAAGATCTTTTAATTGTTTCACCAGTAAAGGTGTTTTCACTGGTCCTGGTAAAATGGCATTTACTGTAATCCCATATGCAGCACCTTCAAGTGATGCTACTCGTGTTAAACCAATTACACCGTGCTTCGCAGCGACATATGCCACTTTTTCTGGTGTTGCCAGCTCACCATGTACGGAAGAAATATTAACTATACGGCCATGTTTTTGCTTTTTCATATACGGAAAAACATATTTCGTCATTAAAAACGGGCCTTTTAGCATGACATTTTGAAGTAAATCCCACTTTTCTTCTGGAAAATCTTCAATTCTAGCACGGTATTGTAGGCCTGCATTATTCACCAATACATGAAGTTCATGATTTTCACAAATACTATTTATTACATGTTGGATTGAACTGGCATTTGAAACATCTAGTTCAACCGCTTCAACCTTTCCAGGATATAAGTCTGCCACTGCTTGTGCAGCTTCTATCTTTAAATCTGCAGCAAAGACATAATCGCCTTCTGTTACAAACTTTTTCACCATTGCTGAGCCTAGACCTCCACCTGCACCAGTCACTAAAATATTACGCATGTTCCATCCCCCTTTGAATAGTAGTAAATGTTTTT
Proteins encoded in this region:
- a CDS encoding Rpn family recombination-promoting nuclease/putative transposase, translated to MKYQVLSRIPLKNLMDLKIDFAFKHLFGSERNKQLTIVFLNAILNWTGSNKIKEITFINHEVGGEYKEDKQSRLDIVVKTEKEDIINIEIQLANKNDMFKRTLFYWSRLYNLQLQKGKGYYTLNPTITINICDFTLFKDIAHYHSTYHLYEDKTLQRVQKSDDVLEIHFIEMNKFLKAWQMEELNPIEDIIVKWLLLLVMVDGRKQKVYEDIYKVLEELAMKDRNLREAFEAWEELSQDPESIIAYESRVKFMIDEVATLEDAKYHAEQVGIEKGIQEGMQKGIQEGIKAIARKMIGKGNSNEEIMELTSLTFEEIQVLRQDVER
- a CDS encoding thiolase family protein, coding for MMAVYIVNGSRTAFGSFGGVFANTTDIDLGVVVVKEALHRSGLKANQIEEIVFGNIIQTTSSAAYLARHIGLKSGLTEDSTALTVNRLCGSGLQAIVTASQEIELGNIQAAIAGGTENMSQAPQVLRGTRFGSPNKAPIVEDMLWATLYDEVAGCGMGMTAENLAEKYEISREEQDAFSYNSHKRAAEARHSGRFAEEIAPVLVKTRKGMIEITEDEHIREEISMEALAKLKPAFKKDGSVSAGNASGINDGAAAIVLVSEAYLQEHQLKPLAKIVTSATAGVDPTMMGIGPAPAIRKLLKKVNLTLEDIGLFELNEAFAAQSLAVLKELGINQEKVNVNGGAVALGHPVGASGARITYSLALEMQKRGVKYGVASLCIGGGQGIAILLENPTV
- a CDS encoding 3-hydroxybutyrate dehydrogenase; the protein is MRNILVTGAGGGLGSAMVKKFVTEGDYVFAADLKIEAAQAVADLYPGKVEAVELDVSNASSIQHVINSICENHELHVLVNNAGLQYRARIEDFPEEKWDLLQNVMLKGPFLMTKYVFPYMKKQKHGRIVNISSVHGELATPEKVAYVAAKHGVIGLTRVASLEGAAYGITVNAILPGPVKTPLLVKQLKDLEESRGMTEAEALNEIVYPKQAMQRFITAEEIADSVYFISSKDATAITGEALNVSGGM